The sequence TACCCCGCGCTACTCCGGGTCGGGTGAATTGATGAAGCCGGAGAATTATCGCGAATGGGTTTGGCTCAGTTCGGGCATTGGCATGAATTACGGTCCCGTGGCGGCGACCATGCAAAATGCCACGCCGCCATTTGACAACGTATTCGTCAATCCCGAAGCGTATCGGGCATTCCTCCGGACAGGAACCTGGCCGGATCAAACGATGCTGGTCCTTGAGATCCGCGGCTCGGAGACCAAAGGGTCGATTAACAAGGGCGGTCATTTCCAGGGAAACTTGTTCGGCATAGAAGTTGAAGTAAAAGATGAAAAGAAATTTCCCGGCAAGTGGGCATTCTTCACTTTTGGAAGAGCAG is a genomic window of Acidobacteriota bacterium containing:
- a CDS encoding cytochrome P460, with the protein product MLVGIIVRSGVAQRSAASPASSDTPRYSGSGELMKPENYREWVWLSSGIGMNYGPVAATMQNATPPFDNVFVNPEAYRAFLRTGTWPDQTMLVLEIRGSETKGSINKGGHFQGNLFGIEVEVKDEKKFPGKWAFFTFGRAAKTGQLRPASESCYSCHAQNAAVDNTFVQFYPTLIDIAKQKGTFKNTE